One stretch of Candidatus Omnitrophota bacterium DNA includes these proteins:
- a CDS encoding YifB family Mg chelatase-like AAA ATPase — protein sequence MIAKICSGCVLGVDAYEVTAEVDIGGGLPHFGIVGLPDVAIKESRDRIKSAIKNSGFSFPSTKIIVNLAPADIRKEGASFDLPIALSILSTEKVIDFTSLNEYIFCGELSLDGKIKPIKGALPIAIALKKMNKKIFVLPKENSKEASTVKDIEVYPVSSLKEAVDFLNKKITIKQEQANAESIFKRNSKYKQDFSDVKGQEHVKRGLEVAAAGGHNALLIGPPGSGKSMLAKRLPTILSEMTLEEGLETSGIHSVAGILPSDKVIVGTRPFRSPHHTISDAALLGGGTNPTPGEISLAHNGVLFLDELPEFKRNVLGVLRQPMEDGLVTIARVANKLTYPAKFMLVAAMNPCPCGYFTDPKRGCHCTPFQIQNYLSKISGPLLDRIDIHLEVPRLKYENLTNKRRGEPSGEIRKRVDMAKAIQKKRLKDDGVLFNAHLESKELEKYCILDKEAEELLKLAILELGISARAYDKILKVSRTIADLDEKDTIEAHHISEAISYRSLDRNLWG from the coding sequence ATGATTGCGAAGATTTGTTCAGGTTGTGTATTAGGAGTAGATGCGTATGAAGTAACCGCAGAGGTTGATATCGGAGGAGGCCTTCCCCATTTCGGCATAGTGGGCCTGCCCGATGTGGCGATAAAAGAATCGCGTGACCGCATAAAATCGGCCATTAAAAATTCCGGATTCTCCTTCCCTTCTACAAAGATAATAGTGAACCTCGCCCCCGCGGATATAAGAAAAGAGGGCGCGTCGTTCGATCTGCCGATAGCGCTTTCCATCCTCTCCACGGAAAAAGTCATAGATTTTACCTCTTTAAACGAATATATATTCTGCGGCGAACTCTCTTTAGATGGAAAGATAAAACCTATTAAAGGCGCTTTGCCGATAGCCATAGCGCTGAAAAAAATGAATAAAAAAATATTCGTACTTCCAAAAGAAAACTCCAAAGAAGCTTCTACGGTAAAAGATATTGAGGTTTACCCTGTCTCAAGCCTAAAAGAAGCCGTGGATTTTTTAAACAAAAAGATAACGATAAAACAGGAACAGGCCAACGCCGAATCCATATTTAAAAGAAACTCCAAATACAAGCAGGACTTTAGCGACGTTAAGGGCCAGGAACATGTAAAAAGAGGCCTGGAGGTCGCCGCTGCCGGAGGGCACAATGCCCTTTTAATAGGGCCGCCGGGCTCGGGAAAAAGCATGTTAGCCAAGAGGCTGCCCACAATACTATCTGAAATGACGCTTGAAGAAGGGCTGGAAACTTCCGGCATACACAGCGTCGCGGGGATCCTGCCGTCTGATAAAGTCATTGTAGGAACGCGCCCGTTCAGGTCTCCCCACCACACAATTTCTGACGCGGCGCTATTGGGCGGCGGCACGAATCCAACACCGGGCGAAATAAGCCTGGCTCATAACGGAGTGCTATTTCTGGACGAGCTGCCGGAATTTAAAAGAAACGTGCTCGGCGTATTAAGGCAGCCTATGGAAGATGGTCTTGTCACTATAGCAAGGGTGGCGAATAAATTGACATATCCCGCCAAATTTATGCTCGTCGCCGCTATGAACCCATGCCCGTGCGGATACTTTACCGATCCAAAAAGAGGATGCCACTGCACGCCTTTTCAGATCCAGAATTATTTATCAAAAATATCAGGGCCGCTTCTCGATAGAATCGATATACACCTGGAGGTGCCAAGGCTTAAATATGAAAATCTCACGAACAAAAGACGCGGCGAGCCCTCCGGGGAAATAAGAAAGCGCGTAGATATGGCAAAGGCGATTCAGAAAAAACGCCTCAAGGATGACGGCGTGCTGTTTAACGCCCACCTGGAATCGAAGGAGTTGGAAAAATACTGCATTCTTGATAAAGAGGCTGAAGAGCTGCTGAAATTGGCTATATTAGAACTGGGTATTTCCGCGAGAGCCTATGATAAAATCCTTAAAGTATCCAGGACAATAGCGGACCTTGATGAAAAAGATACCATCGAAGCACATCACATCTCCGAAGCCATCTCCTACCGCAGTCTGGACAGAAACCTGTGGGGCTAA
- a CDS encoding YraN family protein encodes MGREKKVTGSVGEELAASYLKKKGYRILRRNFRTIFGEIDIVAKLKDLIVFVEVKTRATSSLGPPYLAITKFKERHIIKNALFYLKCNSLLRAAWRIDIVSVKLNHEHKLENIELIENAVEDDYI; translated from the coding sequence ATGGGCCGGGAGAAGAAGGTGACGGGTAGCGTAGGCGAAGAGCTGGCCGCGTCATACCTCAAGAAAAAAGGCTACAGGATACTAAGGCGTAATTTTCGCACAATATTCGGCGAAATAGATATTGTGGCCAAGCTAAAAGATCTTATAGTCTTTGTGGAAGTAAAAACACGCGCCACATCTTCTCTTGGCCCCCCGTATCTGGCAATAACAAAATTTAAAGAGCGGCACATAATAAAAAACGCGCTCTTCTATTTAAAGTGCAACAGTCTATTGCGTGCAGCATGGAGAATAGACATAGTTTCGGTAAAATTAAATCATGAACATAAATTAGAAAACATAGAGCTTATAGAGAACGCTGTTGAAGACGATTATATATAA
- a CDS encoding SpoVG family protein has protein sequence MVTEDLKLEVSRLHKLDGNSATKAFCDLSVLDSFVIKGLRVVEGEKGLFVSMPSEAGKDGKWYKTVIPLNKEVMDEVERLVLEAYGS, from the coding sequence ATGGTAACCGAAGACCTGAAGCTGGAAGTATCAAGGCTGCACAAGCTCGATGGCAACAGCGCTACAAAAGCATTCTGCGATCTTTCTGTGCTCGATAGTTTCGTGATCAAGGGGCTGCGGGTTGTCGAGGGCGAAAAAGGCTTGTTTGTCAGCATGCCGTCAGAAGCCGGAAAAGACGGCAAATGGTACAAGACTGTGATCCCTCTAAATAAAGAGGTAATGGACGAGGTCGAGAGGCTCGTTCTGGAAGCATACGGGAGTTAA